Part of the Orcinus orca chromosome 5, mOrcOrc1.1, whole genome shotgun sequence genome, ACTCAAcagtttacataaaattttaaaatgttctttttaaagagCTAAGCATCTGTATCCACTGATAGCAATGCAATAACTAGTTTATGATGATTCGAAACAAAACAAATgcccattaggaaaaaaaaaagctgtattttaatttttatctaatttACTTTCTCAGTCAATAGTCCAGCAACATTTTCCTCCCAATACAATACTCCCTTCTCTATAAGGCTGTTCCTGGGAGCCAGACTTTAGGTTAACAAGGGAGTTAAGTTAGAGAGTAACTGCCTACAGTTTAAATAGACAACTTTTTGCTTCCCTCTTAATGTGCTAGTAGTTGTGTCTAAAAAAATAtgcaattcttagaaaggtaccatttatgatttttttaatcatctaTAACCTTTGGAAACTAATCACGTGAAACTACAAAATTAGCAAATGTCTTGAAATctgtatataaaacataaattaccTCTAATTTCAAATTCTCATTTATTAGTGTACCactcaatctttaaaaaaagaaaaagaaaaaaaaaaggcggctCCAAAGATAGTCTTATAccattctttaaaaaaggaaactgttCCTTTTAACTTTACACCCACCCCATACCCCAATTTCAAAACACATCATTTAATTGTCTTGGTCATGGACATTTCCAAGATGAGATTTTATATTTCGCTCCCATAGCTTCTGGTTATCAGAAAACCCATGCTTTCCTTTATTGAAGGAATTTGGTCCTGCTGATGTTGGTGTATCCCTGtgttaaaagaaaggaaacttatttaaaatgttatataatgaTTTTCGGGCTATGTTTTTAACTCATTCAAAACACATTTGTTTAGCACCTATTATAAATGCAGGCCAAACATCAGAAGCCTCtacagatctttttaaaaatacccttTACACAGACCCTGTCCTAAAATTTCAGATTCAGTaggcctcaggagaagccagGTAAATCTGTAGTTTTAACAAACATCTaaggtgattctgatatgcagCAACCACTATAGTGGCAACCACTATAGTTTTAAAAACCGTTGCTTGTAACCCATTAACAGGGTCATTAAATCAATTTGGTGGTGGCTTGCCATCAgcatttataaaaaatgaaacagaagatgTCATTTTATGAACTCCTGTTTCAGTTTTAAATGTTTAGATATATGAAGATATATGTATCCTGGGTGTTTAGATTTGGTTATAATGCCAGATGTATTTACTTTAGGTCCCAGTccgaaagggaggcaggcagacaGCCACTGGGACAGTTCCCGTTTGAATCATAGATGAAGTCTGAAGACTGATGCTTGAAGACTCAGCACTTAGTTCTTTGGGAGAATATATACATTTGGTAGAAGTGGGGATATAGTATAGGTTGTTTTGAAGCCCAGCTTTCTTATTAGCCTCGAAGTTATCCATTTACACATACAAAGACAGGAAACTGAACATCGTGTTAACTTgaaatttatgttattttcacaataacagaaacaatggaggaaaatttttaaatgtttttgtcttctttttatatttggcATTTAAATTACTAAGGAAAATGGGACACATACAATCAAGATTAAGTGGTGGGAATATCTTAAGTGAGATGAGTGAAAGCCATTTTTTTATAcctgaaaaaaacttttaaattttatatcagaAACATTTCTCATAactgtttatttgaaaaaatttagaTTAcatgtatctgaaaaaaaatagcattagattattattttttcttttcttaaaatactaattttcttTTACCAGGAGAGTAATCTcagaaaataaaactcttttgCCCAAATATGCAACAAAAGCTTGAACACTAATAGATTATGTGCAATTTGCAATTTATTCTTGCTCTTAATTCACTATAATTTTCTACAATATTATACAAAAATTATAATACCTTCCAATATTCTTCATCCTCATCTTTGCTTCTGGAGGCATTTCCTCTGGTTCACTCTGGAGAAAAATGtaagacagaaacagagatgaCTGCATGTAGATagagctgacccttgaacaatgcaggagGATTAGAGGCACTGCCTCCACAGTGCCACAGTCAAAACCCCGTGTGTAACTTTATAGTTGACCTTCCATAGCCACGGTTCCACACCTGAGGATTAAACCAACCTTGGGAGAGTGTAGTACTGTAGCAcgttactgaaaaaaatctgcatataaataggcctgtgcagttcaaacctgtgttggtCAAGGGTCAACTACATTAAAATCACTTGATTACCAATAATGCTAAATTTTATATCTAAGTCTGAAATTTTGGTGAAAGGAGAAAATCATTTATCTTAACTACAGTAAATAAAACCCTCATGCTTCTAGTCTGCTGATtctgcataaagaaaaaaaatttggtaaAAACTCGATATTCTAGGGACTcccctgccggtccagtggttaagaattccgTGCTTCCATTGTAGGGGGTGCGAGTtcgatcactggttggggaactaagatcctgcatgccgtgcagtgtggccaaaaaacaaaccaacaaaacacaagaacaaaaaaaccccccaaaacaaaaacaaaaccccccaaaaacttGATATTCTAGAACTAAAACTATTTGTTTACTAGAAGCTACACATTGTGTTAAATGCTTTAATATGCACTGTCTTTGAAAACCCTAACAATCCTACAAGGTGGGTATGAGTATCATCATTCACATTTTGTAGGTATGGTAAACAAGGTTAACTTGTCCCAAGTCACAAAACAGCTAGATGCCAAAGCAAAGGCTCTTAACCATTTTACTGTATTGCTCCTTCTCAAAAATGTCTCCTTTACTGAAAAGACATCTTGAAAGCTCATTCTCTACTACTTTTCCATAGTTACAGCTCGTGAAAAGATATGTGACAAGtgtcttttagatgttttttaagtataaatgttACTGGTGagctaaatattattttttacacaGTCATCTGCCAAGATCCAGCTTAAAGGGGATTTCTACTGGTCAAATCTGAGACAATTTGAGCATTATAACGTGTTGAATAGAGCCTACACTTATAAAAGCTCTTCCTTACAGTAAGAAACATTAAACATAGAAgggatgaaagaatgaaaaaaaatcaccattcaGCAAACATCATAATAATTGATTCCGGTAAGAATCATCAATGAATGTTAACACTCATGAGTGAACACTTAAGAAATTATGTAttttcacatattctttttttaaattttatttatttatttatggctgcgtcgggtcttcgttgctgtgcgcgggctttctctagttgcagcgagagggggctactcttcattgaggcgcacgggcttctcattgcggtggcttttcttgttgtggagcacgggctctaggcacacgggcttcagtagttgcggcacgtgggctcagtagttgtggctcgcaggctctagagcacaggctcagtagttgtggcgcacaggcttagttactctgtggcatgtgggatcttcccggaccagggctcaaacccgtgtcccccgtactggcaggctgattcttaaccactgtgccaccagggaagtcccctccacaTATTCTTAAAACATATCCCCACaagataaattttaattataaaagataaaacagtAATTTGACAGTAGAGAAATCTGGCAGACATCACTTTAACtaaatgatcaaagttaacaCTGCCAGTAATGGGATATACTGACATGTGCTCCTGATATGATGCATTGAGAACTTGGCATCACTTCTGTGGTACGCCTGCCAAAAGGAATGTGAATCTAATCATAAGggaacatcagacaaatccaaactgAGGGACGTTCTACAAACTAACTGGCCTGaactcttcaaaaatgttaacGCCATGAAATACGCAGAAAAACCCAGGAGTTGTCCAaattaaaagagactaaagagatacaactgaaaaagtatttttaaatttcaaaattaactAAATGAACACACTCTTTGTACAATATATTTCAGGCTTAGATATATATCCAAGGTTAATTAATATGTGCTGCAGAAAAAGGAAGACCCAGAtgaagattttatttccttttatttttttggccatgctgagcgtcatgcgggatcttagttccctgaccagggatcaaactggtgccccctgcagtggaagtgcagagtcttaaccactggacttccagggaagtcccagatgcaGATTTTAGATGCCTGTGTTCTTTTACCTAAGAGACAAGTTTATCCCTACCTATCATTACCATCTTATAGCAGAAAGAGTGTTGTCTGAACCTgtctaaaatttctttaaaaacagggAAAACAGTAACGTATGATGCAAAGAACATAGGACAAGAAACCAGAAAGCTCAGTTCTAGTTCAGCACTTGTGCACAATACTTATGCACACTTAATTTCTCCatttggaaaataagaataaCCATATCACACAATTCACAGGGATGTatggaggataaaataaagttgtGTGAAAAGATTCAAACTGTTAGGCATTCAAAGCAAGCCATTACTATTATGTAGGTGCTTACTATTTCCAGCCTCTCTACTTCTGCACATGTTGTCCCCTTCTTCCCACAATGTCCTTTCCTGATAACAATCTGTACAAACCAAAATGCTacctaatcttttttaaaatttatttatttatttatttttggctgcattggattttcgttgctgcaagtgggctttctctaggtgcggcgagcaggggctaccctttgttgtggtgcgcgggcttctcattgcagtggcttctcttgttgcagagcacgggctctaggtgcacaggcttcagtagctgtggcttgcgggttctagagtgcaggctcaatagttgtggcgcacgggcttagttgctccacggcatgtgggatctttccggaccagggctcaaacccgtgtcccctgcactggcaggcggattcttaaccactgcgccactctGGAACACGTATATATTGACTAGATCTTCTGGCAGAATCACCTGCACTATTGTTATTCCTCATGGGGATACAAGAAGAAAGCACTATAGCTGCTTTTTAAAGCTGAACACATGCATAATGTCTCACTGAAGACTCcaactataaaaattattgaagacaGCAGtattgaattttcctttttttggatcCTACATATTTCAtagcacacatatatattattactCATAATAAGCATCTGTTGATTTGATTAAGTTCCTTGCCCCCCCAAAGtcagtaatattttaaataatcccacaatcaaattaaataaacagaagaaatatccagattttgcagatgtcatttaaaaaacaacaactgttCAGAGCTGCAAAAAAAGTTCACTAGTACCATTAGTACAACTTGACAATTTGCCACTAACATCTTTCTTAAAGAACTtgttaaagtaaaacaaacaaaaccaggtaTCAACTTACATCTTCATCTTCATTAAAGGCTGCTGCTACTGAAAGGGTTTTTGGAGCAAGAGTTGGAACGGTTTCCTTAGGTTTCTgaagaagaaacattaaaaagagTATAATATGATGTTTACACAGGCTTatttaatgacaaaaataatttatcttcAAAGATTCAACTTTATGTTTTCATAGAAACATACAGTAAGGAACTAAGAACAAACATTGGagaaatcttctttctttttgaaaatgtggGTTATCAATGGGTagattttactttattaattatATGTCCATTTGTTTTCCTCCTGTCAAAGATTTTCTAGTTAGGGTCTATAATTTAATATCACTTAGCTAAAAGGTACCTGGTACAGGTAAGAGAAAATGAATATTAATACCTGCCCATAGTAACATTAAAATTAACCACAGTGTGCCTTGAGAAAGATATGAAGACTCATCTTTCTCTACTAGCTAGCTGCCTACTGGACAGCACCACTTAGAGCTCCCAGGGGTACTGCAGTGCTCATTAAGTGCTCAAGTCAGAAAACCTTTTCTTCAACTTGCACATTTTATTGTAAGGTCCTGTTAACTAGATCTCTATTAAACAGACTTAAATCTCCCCTGCCTTCCCAGCTTACTACCACACTACCAACACTAAGGCCCCTTATCATTACTTGCCTGAACTGCTGTTAGAAATACCATCTCCCCaccttctgtatttattttcctctaattCTCTATACTGGCACCAGAGTAatgtttctaaaatgcaaatctgtttAAGGCTCGAGACTCTTTATAATGATTCCATGGCTCCTCTAGAACCCAAAGAATAAAACCAAACTATATTATGGAGTACAAGTCCTTTATGATTTGGTCCTGTGGTCTTATTTGGGGGGCTTTGTATCCCTGCATTTGCCTACCAAACACTTCCTAACTATGAACAATTTCCTGAATGCATCATGTGACTTCACATCTAAACTGCCTTTGCATaagtcttttttttggctgtgctgcacggcttatgggatcttagttccccgaccagggattgaacccgggcccacggcagtgaaagtcttaaccactggaccaccacggaatgCCCTGCATGAAGCTCTTTTTATCTGAGATGTCCCTTTGCCTCTTGCCTGCACTTAAAGCCAACTCTAGCATCACCTCACCAGTAAAACCTTCTCTGAACTGCTGAAACAAAATTAACCATCCCTTCTTGTATAACAGAAACactttttataaataatgtttgtttttgaataaaaatgttcatttggaAATTATGCATAGCGACTCTAGAAGCATCCTTTACTCTTAAAGATGTCATGTATTTGATGTTGTACATAAACATAAGACACAAGTAAGTATTTGTTGGTTGTCTATCTTTTCACATCATATAATCAAAAGCAACAGCTTCAACTATTTTCATATCCTACACCTCATTTCGCCAAGATTATGTTTACACTTTGGTTTACTTTATGAAAAAAAGGtcttttgttttctaaagatTGAAGTTTTACTGAATAGGCCTTTTCAAGCATAACCCTCCCAACTAAAATGATCAGCAATTACTAAATCACGTCAATGATTTAGCAAAAGTAGGGATATGGATATCTGATTTAGGAGGTGTGTTCAAGTACCGTAAAATCTATTATCAAGGGGAACACCTGTATGAGAAGTGTACATGAGAACCACATGTTTAATGACtatcaaaaaaagtaaatatctaTGCAGGTAGGCCTATGCAACTttataaaaaacatattaaaccAAAAGAATCAGCTCAAATAGGGAAAAGAGTCATGAAGTAATGAAGTTACAAGCTGAATGTCTTTTGTTCACactaaattttttagaaaaaggaagaaaaggaaagaagcaaaacAGCATAGGGTGGGAGTAGGGGTTCTGAGGAATGGTAGCTTTTTTAAAACTAGTGTAGCTCAAACACACTGACTCTAGTAGGAATCTGATCCATATCATATTTTTAAGATCTTTGAATGACATCTAATGAAGAAATCAAGCTGTATGCATCCAGGCAACTGAGCATTAATTTTCACAGAACAGACATGAACAAACAActtaaaagcaattttaagaTTATTCTCCTTACACAAGAATGTAACCATTTTCTAAAGCCAATAGCAATACACTATTcaagtaactttttttcttaaagagatcTGTTTagttgaaccacatgaaattaACACTTCTGTAGATCAGAAATAGATAAATCTCTAAACTTCATATGCTTCAATCTAATACTTCAAATACTTTCCAGATACTCCAGGGTTAATAAGTATTAATTTAAGGTTTACATCTTAAAACAAGGAATCAAAAGTTGATCTGTAAAGGACTACTATCATAGATTATAATACTCAATGTCCATTTGTAGCTTCAAAGTAAGGCAATCAGGAAGCTCTTATTAAGCAGTATCTTACTaacattaatcttttaaaatacaaataaatgatttctaaatattatttttaatatcactggaattaaaagataagaaaaataaactgaaactctaaaaatatttttcaggttttGCTCAACTTAGGAAATCTTAAGGTATTATTACTTTATAAATCATATAGTCCCTATAATAGTTGTTCCTTCTCATATTCCAACCCCTTCTTAAAAACAGCTTTGTTGAGTTATAATTCATCCAGACCTTCCTTGAATATAGAGCCACTAATTTCTTAAATACTTACATGTAATAAGTTCATGCACCAATGTATCTTTTTATACATCTTTGTATACTTAATTTATCATAATCCAATAAAAGCacgttttgaaaacaaattttcagacccataacaaatataatatataaaataacaactCACACTTGAGCCAAGTTTGATGGATATGGCTGAGGCTTTCTTTGTCATCTGACTACCTATGGCAAATCCAAACTTGGAGATCTTTGTAGGCTTTGTAGGGAGGTCTGCAGCTTCTTCTTCAGCTGATCGCTTCTCAGCGCTGCGACTGGAATTTTCCCCTCCATTACTGGAAGAAACAGTCTTAGTTTTCACAGGTTTTTCTGCTTCTTCTTCAGGTCCTGGTGAAGTCGAAACAACTTACCAAGATGAGCTATTTTTACTGAGCAGATTGATGGGAGCAGCAACCTCAAAAAGCATCGTTATAAAGAAGATACCTCTGCAGTTGTCACCTACTGAACCCAACAGTCTCTTCCACTGTTTGTTAGAGTATACAGCAGGAACTGAGATTGTGTGGCAGTAGAAGAGGCTCCCATGAATTAACTAGCATAAAATACAGagcaatttaaaattataaatatagagTTCACAAAAAGTAAGACCCTTCAACTAAACACTGTAAGTTGTACAATAATCTAGTTATttgtggaatttttctttttataaattaagaTCTATAAATTCTATACAAACTGGTTTGCTGGCAGTTAGTCACATCACAGGATAATACATTTGACTAATAAAAAGTCTAATATTCTTCAATAACGTACTACTAGTTACACAAAGTACCCTGTTATGAACAGCCCATTATTACCCAAACTACAGTGTTAGTACAGCCTGGAGTAATCTTCTTGAATGATGTGTTCTTCCTgaacatttcacaatttttagTTAGAAAGGAACTTCAAGGAAGACTTCCAGGTCATCCCCTCTTGAGTAACTGCATTCTACTCTCAAAGCTTGATTAACATCTGTTTAGGCTACTCTTAATATCAACAATTATATTTaggtttatatattattttttctcatgaaAGAAAGATGAGCTAATGATAATTTCAAACAGAAGACATACATATGTAGATATGGAATGcaagatgtctttcagtaattttgcttctttatattaataaatgaaattagttcTCACTTGAATATCTTAGGCCTGTTACACATGCAGcctatttaaaaacatattggGAGGTAAGACAGAAGGCTGGctgattattaaatattttattttctttcccaagttTACCAATTTACCTTTTGAATGTATTCTGCTACACTGGATGAATAGTTTATGGAGAAAGAGAAGATTCTCTAAGGGATGGCCCTGACAACAGCTAAGAAAACATGACAAAAAGCTAGAATGGGtagaaaaggggaaatcaaacaGACTGACAAGTAATGAATTAAAAGACGGGATGTTATAGATCCCGATCTATATAGTCTTGGAATGATGGGGTAGCTAAATTAATAAACACTTTGAatagaacattttattttgtttacaggaaaataaaatgaactcttTATTACCTTTAGACAAGAGGTGAAAGTTTTAATAACAATGTAGGGGAGAAATTAAGCAGGATTAGGTTTTGGGATTTCCCTAAGAAGCAAAGACAGCACTGGAATAGTTGTCTGAGGTGCCATTCACTTATTTAGatataaaattacaaaagcaCCTGAAGAATGTAAGATTGCTATTCAATATTTGAAATACAGAACTCAATTTAGAATTTCTTACAAAAAAGACAGTATTATGCAAACATTTTTTCAGTCTACCACTAAATGCATTTATGCTAAATTTTATTCTGTATTCtatgtatagttttttttttcatgtatagtTTTAATCAAGTATGAATTTTACAGTAAAACCCAAACAGTAATAACTACTTCTTCTTTGTGACTGACACACAGCTAAAACTGGAAACTCACTGGCTCTACGTATCAGAGCAtatagaaacacacaaaaaagccaCTGGATTTACATATAGAAGCAATCTGTATACTAAATGCACAAGTCTGTGTAAACACAAACTCTGAAAAACAtcaaaacaaatagaataaagaacATTTAGTCTTGATTTTAGTGTAACTCTGCTCTTTGAACTGTGACTCAAGGGTTATAATTAGTCAAAATTTCTGGTTCTTTTAAAACCTATCTTTTCTTAATTCTAGGTCTCCTTTTACCCAGAAAATAATTCTGGAacaaagaatctagaaaaatcaaAGCATAAATAcgacaaaaagtgaaaaacataatTCTTACTATAACATTAATAACAACATCAAGTGTGACAACTAACTGAACTAGTATGTGCTAACACATGAAACACAATACTATCTGTTCAATCCTATGATTCTTAGGGAAGATTTCTATAGTGAATGCTCTAGAAAAATGTAGCATGAACAGGGGAGTTGGGAAAACTACTCTACCATTAATTAAGTAATCAACTGTCAGCAACTCAATTTTATTCACATCCGTGGTTCTGTCATCTGAAGAGGCAAACTATCAAGACCACTTAAGTGTTTTAAAGTCCATTAagtgttttcctttaaatacaaCATGTACTACTTTAGTTTGTATTCATTCTAAGCAAACAAAATGTGTAGATTAGTTAATGTGAAATCAAATTACACATGGTACTAGCATTtttggggaggagaggtgggccTTGGAGTACAAAGGTAccttactttgaaaaaaattaccCAATAAGTTTTAAGTCCATAAGGATACCCTTCATGACGCATTGGCATTCTGGTAACTTCTTCAACTGAAAAAAGGGTACATACCTATCTCTCTAACAGGACATATTCAAGAACCTCCTGGCACAATAAATGTCAATTTCATTAAAGTAGTTTCAGATAACTTAAAATAGCCTGAGGTGGGCATGATTACAATATgaatagctcttctctaaagcgTCTACTTATTTCAAGGAGCTACAAAAATTTAAccaaagggaggggaaaaaaatctacctAAAACCTTACCCTTAATATCATCCCTTCTCTTTAAGGTGAGAGCACCTTACTTACTTACTTCAAGTAAGTAGCTTCTCTTATTAACATAAATTCATGTTAACTATGTTaactcattaaaaaatacttgtatTTCCAACTTACTGGACTGTTCAATAGGagttaaaaatcagaataatCTCTAGGTAAGTCCCCCAAGACAAACTTgatactgttttaaaaattttaaaacttgatactgttttaaaaatttgccGTAAAATTATCAATTAAACAATATCCATGGTATGAATGTTTTAACTATGATTTCTTTGtacaatttcattaaaaatatctgaCATGCAAAAATGGTTTACATGTAACAGTAGTATTTTCTTTCAAAGGAAGGCACACCCAAGGCAAATTATGTAGACGTTATTAAGGGATATTACTTACTCTAAGTCACCAACAAGGAGACAATAATTTTTGATAACAATTAGCAAAGATAACTTTATATCACCCCTTCACAAATATATGCTAAAGTAGAAACATCAATATTCATACTACAGAGCAAATTATCCCTAACTGAAAGGGTGGTGGACAAATTATATAGTGGAACTATGCTGACACTTAaggtatatttgttttgttttgtttgttggccACCCGGCGCgccttgcgggatctcagttccccagtcagggattgaaccccggccagggcagtgaaagcctggaatcccaaccactaagccaccagggaactcccttaagGTACACTTTGGCTCACATTAAACACATCTCAGATACTCAGTCAAGACAGCTGGAAAGCCATTCTCAAAGTTAAAAGGTAGTCTAAAAGTCAGATAAGATTCTTCAGGCTACAGATCTTTGTTTTTCCTCAAactactaatttttaaatgtagttcTACTTGATAATTTCCAAGACAATTTTTGACGGAAAAAATCGCTAACGAGGTAGCACTAAATGGCTTAAACTGTTGTTTCATAAACTATTTTACTagtaaaacaacaataacaacaacaaaaaacaagacgGGAGGGGAGTGTGAAGAGGGAAAGGAGTTTGGGCTCAACTAATAGCACCGTacgtgttttttaaaaaggaatttctgGGTCCAAAGTAACTGAACATTACActtttctcaatttttgtttCCAAGTCAAATCACATTAAACTTGTTAGGAGGTCCTAACAGTTGCCTTCATATACTATTaatcttctgtattttctcatatTAAATACTTTCAGGGATAAGACGTGAAGAAGAGTTAACAGTGTGGTACTTAAAACGTTCTAAAGACATTATGCTCAGCTCGCACGTGTTAAGTCACTAGCCTTGTGAGGACAAAGGGGCGGGAGGGCTGGAGAGATTACcggatgtttcttttccttaatgCACAAGACCCAAATTTAGAGGAGTGGAGGTGACAGAATAAAGATAGCTGTAACCTGAGTTTACATCGTAACAAAATACAGGAAGAGTCACACTAGCCTATTTAGCCACCTAAATATCTGGCGTGCAGTTAGCTGGCAACAGCCTAGCACAGAAAAGGCAGACAGTTCAAAGAAAGGCAACCAAACCGTAACCCTAGACCCGGCAGATTAAACCAGGAGGCAGGCAAAGATattcctctttccctccatcGCCTTGAC contains:
- the PCNP gene encoding PEST proteolytic signal-containing nuclear protein isoform X3, whose protein sequence is MLFEVAAPINLLSKNSSSCNGGENSSRSAEKRSAEEEAADLPTKPTKISKFGFAIGSQMTKKASAISIKLGSSKPKETVPTLAPKTLSVAAAFNEDEDSEPEEMPPEAKMRMKNIGRDTPTSAGPNSFNKGKHGFSDNQKLWERNIKSHLGNVHDQDN
- the PCNP gene encoding PEST proteolytic signal-containing nuclear protein isoform X1 translates to MVAGRGRDVLGVAAGEAAAGKMADGKAGEEKPEKPQRAGAAGGPEEEAEKPVKTKTVSSSNGGENSSRSAEKRSAEEEAADLPTKPTKISKFGFAIGSQMTKKASAISIKLGSSKPKETVPTLAPKTLSVAAAFNEDEDSEPEEMPPEAKMRMKNIGRDTPTSAGPNSFNKGKHGFSDNQKLWERNIKSHLGNVHDQDN
- the PCNP gene encoding PEST proteolytic signal-containing nuclear protein isoform X2; this encodes MVAGRGRDVLGVAAGEAAAGKMADGKAGEEKPEKPQRAGAAGGPEEEAEKPVKTKTVSSSNGGENSSRSAEKRSAEEEAADLPTKPTKISKFGFAIGSQMTKKASAISIKLGSSKPKETVPTLAPKTLSVAAAFNEDEDSEPEEMPPEAKMRMKNIGRFKKTARDFPGGAVVKNPPANAGDTGSSPGPGRSHMPQSN